A portion of the Microbulbifer agarilyticus genome contains these proteins:
- a CDS encoding di-heme oxidoredictase family protein, producing MKTTLARARRPAACNSVRAEKTSRRIFKNTFKTSLYRFVRSTGSKLVGVALLGCLPMVACAASGIHATSSTEGVIYFDDQGWSGSWNYVCLGTNCVPGSLQDGQWQRPIGGLVDGNTYEIQLKVQDNATGQYISPMESVLFSTSASSSSSSSSSSSSSSSSSSSSSSSSSSSSSGGSSGTGSSSSGSSSSSGAGNLPPNVTLAEPAGDLVAGGSMTVSAMADDVDGNVSYLELFYSEPGSGNEVSAGMVSNTPYSWTLESLLEGTYGLRVVATDDDNDTAENSRFVDVVAADSGSGDDFAVIATGANSAIFSFKAQPEWPTGGTFYSCKDLEVDCYPAALLDGRWDREHNNLSNGQTYTAQLKVPGMSADNFPRYTFAWDGNGAGNPGDGGNPDEPGDPDFAHLDWTSNSLTNGRVGPAPRANPPAALRTPINGAAPTSHGFAFDINGNQLSWRWGPQIVKGGGDSGLEMHCSDDGNMTFKSVAVSGGSAAIPCSGDYNYFFRYLHPSHSLNNNPAHQWIWTGLFTTAGSRVDPNNYPSFTDGSANWMRFRHPVSHDGTTAAILDAQHNNDLLRNLDRYNIWVDDSPGNVQIGFDVDGNVIRNESMRNTAGGPNGQQFFALTQNPGFGNVFSYGQVIQFEVSAVAGNTGAQTYNDFSYYTVGLGWGNYGDPRLNPAGKASTTMILSDNGTYSHLEYNAIFTQPVTTVHSEDMVDDFLLGHHLFHGIDPNKQGSTDFDEVKIGDRSCGDCHFRDGRGSEIIQTAKGPRLPPPTYGVKLLEVIEGREAGFSWDGSANTVAEQVRNALVLDHGVDPDALPGRVLELLTTYTEVLTVPARNPGSYDLPGVAEGDVLFNDIGCAGCHTPVQKTRSDAPTHLRDLTLRPYTDMKTWDLGEGDFRTPPLWGLGHNIRMLEKNSRALLYMHDGGSTSLEDAIQRHGGDAAGVRSNYNSLSGSQQDAVKAFVETL from the coding sequence ATGAAGACAACCCTTGCCCGGGCTCGTCGCCCGGCAGCGTGCAATTCTGTGCGCGCTGAAAAAACTTCCAGAAGAATTTTCAAAAATACGTTTAAAACTTCTCTGTATCGTTTCGTGCGCTCTACCGGCAGTAAGCTGGTGGGTGTGGCTTTACTTGGCTGCCTGCCAATGGTGGCGTGTGCCGCTTCCGGTATCCACGCTACCAGTTCTACCGAAGGTGTCATTTATTTTGATGACCAGGGTTGGAGCGGGAGCTGGAACTACGTCTGCCTGGGTACAAATTGCGTGCCGGGCTCGTTACAGGATGGCCAATGGCAGCGCCCAATTGGTGGGCTCGTCGATGGCAATACCTATGAAATCCAATTGAAGGTACAGGACAATGCCACTGGTCAATATATTTCGCCGATGGAAAGTGTACTGTTCAGCACCTCGGCCTCTTCTAGTTCAAGCAGTTCGAGCAGTTCAAGCTCCAGCTCGTCGAGTTCCAGTTCTTCCAGCTCGAGTTCCTCCAGTTCAAGTTCTGGCGGTTCATCCGGTACTGGTTCCTCCAGTTCCGGTTCCAGTTCAAGCTCCGGTGCGGGTAACCTGCCGCCCAATGTGACTCTAGCCGAGCCTGCCGGTGACCTGGTTGCCGGCGGCAGCATGACAGTTTCCGCTATGGCGGACGACGTTGATGGCAACGTCAGCTATCTCGAACTGTTCTATTCCGAACCTGGCAGCGGTAATGAAGTTTCCGCGGGCATGGTTTCCAATACGCCGTACAGCTGGACTTTGGAATCTTTGCTGGAAGGTACTTACGGCTTACGCGTGGTCGCTACCGATGACGATAATGACACCGCTGAAAACAGCCGCTTTGTTGACGTGGTCGCTGCGGACAGCGGTAGCGGCGACGATTTTGCGGTGATCGCGACGGGTGCGAACTCTGCAATCTTCTCCTTCAAGGCACAGCCAGAATGGCCCACCGGTGGCACCTTCTACAGCTGTAAAGACCTGGAAGTGGATTGTTATCCTGCTGCACTACTCGATGGCCGTTGGGATCGCGAGCATAACAACCTGAGTAACGGGCAAACTTACACTGCACAGCTGAAGGTGCCGGGTATGTCCGCGGACAATTTCCCGCGTTACACCTTTGCTTGGGACGGAAACGGAGCCGGTAACCCCGGTGACGGCGGTAATCCGGACGAACCCGGTGATCCCGATTTCGCACATCTGGACTGGACCAGCAATTCCCTGACCAATGGGCGGGTAGGCCCGGCGCCGCGCGCGAATCCCCCCGCTGCATTGCGCACGCCGATCAATGGTGCAGCGCCGACGTCGCACGGCTTTGCTTTTGATATCAATGGCAACCAGCTGAGCTGGCGTTGGGGCCCGCAAATCGTCAAAGGTGGCGGTGATTCCGGGCTGGAAATGCATTGTTCAGACGATGGCAACATGACCTTCAAGAGCGTTGCCGTAAGCGGTGGATCCGCGGCGATTCCTTGTAGTGGCGATTACAATTACTTCTTCCGCTACTTGCACCCCAGCCATTCGTTGAACAACAACCCGGCACACCAGTGGATTTGGACTGGTTTGTTCACCACCGCAGGCAGCCGTGTGGATCCGAACAACTACCCATCCTTCACCGACGGTTCGGCCAACTGGATGCGCTTCCGCCACCCGGTTTCCCACGACGGTACTACCGCTGCGATTCTGGATGCGCAACACAACAATGACCTGCTGCGAAACCTGGATCGTTACAACATCTGGGTAGACGACTCACCGGGCAATGTGCAGATCGGTTTCGATGTGGACGGCAATGTGATCCGCAACGAATCCATGCGCAACACCGCCGGTGGCCCGAACGGACAGCAGTTCTTCGCGCTGACGCAGAATCCGGGTTTCGGCAATGTGTTCAGCTATGGCCAGGTGATTCAGTTCGAGGTGTCCGCCGTGGCCGGTAATACCGGGGCGCAAACCTACAACGATTTCTCCTACTACACCGTGGGCTTGGGTTGGGGTAACTATGGCGATCCGCGTTTGAACCCAGCGGGCAAGGCCAGCACCACCATGATCCTGTCCGACAACGGCACCTACTCCCACTTGGAGTACAACGCGATCTTCACCCAGCCGGTGACCACGGTGCACTCGGAGGACATGGTCGATGATTTCCTGCTGGGCCACCACCTGTTCCACGGTATCGATCCGAACAAGCAGGGCTCTACCGACTTTGATGAGGTGAAAATTGGTGATCGCAGTTGTGGCGACTGCCACTTCCGTGACGGTCGAGGCTCTGAAATTATTCAGACTGCGAAGGGTCCACGCCTGCCACCGCCCACGTATGGTGTGAAACTGCTGGAAGTGATCGAGGGCCGCGAAGCTGGCTTTAGCTGGGATGGCTCTGCCAATACTGTTGCCGAGCAGGTACGCAATGCACTGGTACTCGACCACGGTGTTGACCCGGATGCATTGCCTGGTCGAGTGCTCGAGCTGCTGACTACCTACACCGAGGTGCTCACGGTTCCAGCGCGTAACCCAGGTAGCTATGACCTGCCGGGTGTGGCCGAGGGCGATGTGCTGTTCAATGACATTGGCTGTGCCGGCTGCCATACCCCGGTGCAGAAAACCCGCAGCGACGCACCGACCCATTTGCGTGACCTGACACTGCGTCCTTACACGGATATGAAGACCTGGGATCTCGGCGAAGGTGACTTCCGTACACCACCGCTGTGGGGCCTTGGCCACAATATCCGTATGCTGGAGAAGAACAGCCGTGCACTGCTTTATATGCACGATGGTGGCTCTACCAGCCTGGAAGATGCGATTCAGCGTCACGGTGGTGATGCCGCGGGTGTACGCAGCAACTACAACAGCCTGAGTGGTTCACAGCAGGATGCCGTGAAGGCGTTTGTCGAGACCCTCTGA
- a CDS encoding LacI family DNA-binding transcriptional regulator, with protein sequence MSIKKVAQLAGVSTATVSRYLNNPEQVKEHTRRKVQAAIDETGYAPNTLARNFRRGRTSLIVVVLPTVGDPFLDNVMRGIWRVADELGYSILIRDTQSNSHEFDEYTDMVFSKQADGILLLASISPFEEPTDRKSSNKVHPPIVLGLESVTAELNQFPSVRVDNVAAAADGTDYLIQLGHHRIGFIAGKRNSLLTHDREKGFRKAMRKAKLSVDSGWVVEGEQTLEGARRAARRLLTHKQRPTAIFCANDEMALGAIHEIKNAGLKIPQDISVIGFDDIRYAEIMDPPLTTIAQPAEEIGERTMRRLCQAIDGTDTDAEPEIVPHKLIVRKSTGTAPR encoded by the coding sequence GTGTCCATTAAAAAAGTCGCGCAACTTGCTGGCGTATCCACGGCAACCGTCTCCCGCTACCTGAATAACCCGGAGCAGGTGAAAGAACATACCCGCCGCAAAGTTCAGGCCGCCATCGACGAAACCGGCTACGCACCCAACACGCTGGCGAGGAACTTCCGCCGCGGCCGCACCAGCCTGATTGTGGTGGTCTTACCGACGGTGGGTGACCCCTTCCTGGACAATGTAATGCGCGGAATCTGGCGCGTTGCCGATGAACTGGGCTATTCCATTCTGATTCGCGACACGCAATCCAACTCCCATGAGTTTGATGAATACACCGATATGGTGTTCTCCAAACAGGCGGATGGTATTTTGCTGCTGGCCAGTATTTCCCCGTTCGAAGAACCTACCGATAGGAAGTCCAGCAACAAGGTACACCCTCCCATTGTGTTGGGGCTGGAGAGTGTCACCGCTGAACTGAATCAATTCCCGAGTGTGCGTGTGGACAACGTGGCTGCGGCCGCGGACGGCACGGATTACCTGATCCAGTTGGGGCACCACCGCATTGGGTTTATCGCCGGCAAGCGCAACTCGCTGCTGACCCATGACCGGGAAAAAGGCTTCCGCAAAGCCATGCGCAAGGCCAAGCTGTCCGTCGATAGCGGCTGGGTAGTCGAGGGCGAGCAGACACTCGAAGGAGCGCGCCGCGCAGCGCGCCGACTGCTGACACACAAGCAGCGTCCGACCGCGATTTTCTGCGCTAATGATGAAATGGCACTGGGCGCCATCCATGAAATCAAAAACGCGGGCCTGAAAATTCCGCAGGATATTTCGGTTATTGGCTTCGACGATATCCGCTACGCGGAAATCATGGACCCACCACTGACCACGATTGCCCAGCCCGCGGAGGAAATCGGCGAGCGCACCATGCGCCGGCTGTGCCAGGCCATCGATGGCACCGATACAGATGCGGAACCGGAAATCGTGCCGCACAAACTGATCGTACGTAAGTCCACCGGCACCGCACCCCGCTAA
- a CDS encoding SMP-30/gluconolactonase/LRE family protein produces the protein MSNIDTAARTTAEKSPVHCVWDAKATLGEGPCWVAREQAIYWVDIKQYQLHRLCTVTDQRRSWHIPDQLTALAPRRNGGFIGTLRDGFALLEIPQLGDRVHIKRLGTPEQEAAGNRFNDGKVDAKGRFWAGSMDDDETKPTGSLYRLDGDCSWQHIDDNYIITNGPTFSPDGHTLYHTDTLARTIYAFDVTGDGRVGNKRVFFQFDESSGFPDGMTVDEEGCLWVCHFFGWGITRISPKGNIVGRLKLPVSNVTSCTFAGDRLETLYITTARKGLTEEQLLAQPLAGGLFRYEPKVRGLAPGIFSG, from the coding sequence ATGAGCAACATTGATACTGCCGCGCGCACAACCGCGGAAAAGAGCCCTGTGCACTGTGTATGGGACGCCAAGGCCACACTCGGCGAAGGCCCCTGCTGGGTGGCGCGGGAACAGGCCATCTACTGGGTGGATATCAAACAGTATCAGTTGCACCGGCTGTGCACGGTCACCGACCAGCGTCGCAGCTGGCATATCCCCGACCAGCTCACCGCGCTGGCACCGCGCCGAAACGGCGGTTTCATCGGCACCCTGCGCGATGGTTTTGCGCTGCTGGAAATTCCCCAACTTGGCGACCGGGTACACATTAAAAGACTCGGCACGCCGGAACAGGAAGCCGCCGGCAATCGCTTTAACGATGGCAAGGTCGATGCCAAGGGGCGCTTCTGGGCGGGCAGCATGGACGACGATGAAACCAAACCCACCGGCTCACTTTATCGTCTCGACGGCGACTGCAGCTGGCAACATATCGATGACAATTACATCATCACCAACGGCCCTACCTTTAGCCCGGACGGGCACACGCTGTATCACACAGATACTCTGGCCCGCACGATTTACGCATTTGATGTAACCGGTGATGGCCGGGTCGGCAACAAGCGCGTGTTTTTCCAATTCGACGAATCCAGCGGTTTCCCCGATGGCATGACGGTAGATGAAGAAGGCTGCCTGTGGGTGTGCCATTTCTTTGGCTGGGGAATCACCCGCATATCGCCAAAGGGCAATATCGTTGGTCGTCTGAAGCTGCCCGTTTCCAACGTCACCAGCTGTACTTTCGCCGGTGATCGCCTGGAAACACTGTACATCACCACCGCACGTAAGGGGCTAACCGAGGAACAGCTGTTGGCGCAGCCTCTGGCAGGTGGTCTGTTTCGCTACGAACCTAAAGTCCGCGGCCTGGCGCCGGGAATATTTTCCGGCTGA
- a CDS encoding SDR family NAD(P)-dependent oxidoreductase, with protein MPHSKLLWRKQDGRKIMHCDGKLAVVTGGSAGIGREITLQLAAEGWDVAVCNLHEDEHAISLVKEVEALGRRCLFTACDVGDKSQLQDFYQQVVTDFDCAPRLIVNNAGVQTWAPLLELQEEDWDRVIRTNLKGAFLNIQLAARLMVERKTPGSIVNIGSGCNKLAFPNLVDYAASKGGIEMLTKSAAVELGQHGIRVNCVAPGGILIDRTREEAPDYADVWGNIAPLGRVGMPEDIANAVSYLADEKASFVTGQTLWVDGGVFTKANWPY; from the coding sequence GTGCCACATTCCAAATTGCTGTGGCGCAAGCAAGATGGAAGAAAAATAATGCATTGCGATGGTAAGTTGGCCGTAGTCACCGGTGGCTCGGCGGGTATTGGGCGTGAGATCACCCTGCAACTCGCCGCTGAAGGCTGGGATGTTGCGGTGTGCAACCTGCACGAAGATGAACACGCAATTTCACTGGTCAAGGAAGTGGAAGCGTTGGGCCGACGCTGCCTGTTCACTGCCTGTGATGTAGGTGATAAATCGCAGCTGCAAGACTTTTACCAGCAGGTGGTTACCGATTTCGACTGTGCACCGAGACTGATTGTGAATAATGCCGGTGTGCAGACCTGGGCTCCTTTGTTGGAGTTGCAGGAAGAGGATTGGGACCGCGTTATTCGCACTAACCTCAAAGGCGCCTTCCTGAATATTCAGCTCGCCGCACGCCTGATGGTCGAGCGCAAAACCCCCGGTAGCATCGTCAATATTGGCAGTGGCTGTAACAAGCTGGCATTCCCGAATCTCGTGGATTATGCGGCTTCCAAGGGTGGCATTGAGATGCTGACCAAATCTGCCGCAGTAGAGCTTGGGCAGCACGGCATCCGCGTTAACTGTGTGGCGCCGGGCGGTATCCTGATCGATCGCACCCGCGAAGAGGCGCCGGACTACGCCGACGTTTGGGGCAATATTGCTCCGCTGGGGCGCGTGGGTATGCCGGAAGATATCGCCAACGCGGTGAGCTATCTCGCGGATGAAAAGGCATCCTTCGTGACTGGCCAGACCCTGTGGGTAGATGGTGGGGTATTTACCAAGGCCAACTGGCCTTATTGA
- a CDS encoding aldehyde dehydrogenase family protein has translation MTIKKNYIAGEWVEGVSTTRNVNPADTSDIIAEYATADAEQTKAAVDAARAAFPAWSQVGIQQRSELLDRIGQAILDRKQELGELLAREEGKSLPEAVGEVGRAGQIFKYFSGEVLQMRGELQPSVRPGLDASVTREPLGVIGMITPWNFPIAIPAWKIAPALAYGNCVVFKPAELVPGSAHALAEIIVEAGVPSGVFNLVMGPGRVVGDVIVNNTQVDGISFTGSVATGRNIAAAAVGRMAKVQLEMGGKNPLVVLDDADLNTAVECAINGAFFSTGQRCTASSRLIVTEGIHDHFVEAMVDRLKTLKVGNPLDAATHIGPVVDERQLQQNLNYVEIAKEEGAKLIFGGEQLQLETEGFFQQPALFVDTTSDMRINREEVFGPVATVIKARDYEHALELANDTEFGLSAGIVTQSLKNSTHFKRHSQAGMVMVNVPTAGVDYHVPFGGRKGSSYGAREQGSYAREFYTTVKTAYTLA, from the coding sequence ATGACCATCAAAAAGAATTACATCGCCGGCGAATGGGTCGAAGGCGTCAGCACCACACGCAACGTCAACCCAGCCGATACCAGTGACATCATTGCGGAATACGCGACCGCAGACGCAGAGCAAACCAAAGCCGCAGTCGACGCAGCACGCGCTGCTTTCCCGGCCTGGTCTCAGGTGGGTATTCAGCAGCGCAGCGAACTGCTCGACCGTATCGGCCAGGCAATTCTCGATCGCAAACAGGAGTTGGGTGAGCTGCTGGCCCGTGAAGAAGGCAAATCACTGCCGGAAGCTGTTGGTGAAGTGGGCCGCGCTGGCCAGATCTTCAAATACTTCTCCGGTGAAGTACTGCAAATGCGCGGTGAATTGCAGCCGTCCGTGCGCCCCGGCCTCGACGCCAGTGTCACTCGCGAGCCACTGGGCGTGATTGGCATGATCACTCCCTGGAACTTCCCGATCGCGATCCCCGCGTGGAAAATTGCCCCAGCGCTGGCTTATGGCAACTGCGTGGTATTCAAGCCCGCCGAACTGGTGCCGGGTTCTGCCCATGCACTGGCAGAAATCATCGTTGAAGCCGGTGTACCCAGTGGCGTATTCAACCTGGTGATGGGACCCGGTCGTGTGGTTGGCGATGTTATCGTCAACAACACCCAGGTAGACGGCATCAGCTTTACCGGTTCCGTTGCCACCGGTCGCAATATTGCCGCGGCCGCGGTTGGCCGCATGGCAAAAGTACAGCTGGAAATGGGCGGCAAAAACCCGCTCGTGGTACTGGACGATGCGGACCTGAATACCGCAGTGGAGTGCGCGATCAACGGCGCCTTCTTCTCGACCGGCCAGCGTTGTACCGCTTCCAGCCGCCTAATCGTAACCGAAGGTATCCACGACCATTTTGTTGAAGCCATGGTGGACCGCCTGAAGACCCTGAAAGTCGGCAACCCACTCGATGCCGCCACCCATATCGGCCCGGTCGTTGATGAGCGCCAGCTGCAGCAAAACCTGAACTATGTGGAAATCGCCAAGGAAGAAGGTGCAAAACTGATTTTCGGCGGCGAACAACTGCAACTGGAAACCGAGGGATTCTTCCAGCAGCCGGCCCTGTTCGTGGACACCACTTCAGACATGCGCATTAACCGCGAAGAAGTGTTTGGCCCTGTGGCTACCGTGATCAAGGCACGCGACTATGAGCATGCACTGGAACTGGCTAATGACACCGAGTTTGGCCTCTCCGCGGGTATCGTTACCCAGTCATTGAAAAACTCGACGCACTTCAAGCGTCACTCACAAGCGGGTATGGTTATGGTGAACGTGCCCACTGCCGGCGTGGATTACCATGTACCATTCGGCGGTCGCAAAGGTTCCAGTTATGGCGCCCGCGAACAGGGTAGCTATGCGCGTGAGTTTTACACCACTGTAAAAACCGCTTACACCCTTGCGTAA
- a CDS encoding fumarylacetoacetate hydrolase family protein, with amino-acid sequence MQKRILAEDILPADGTAGTLVGRAWIPAARSQNNVAGPSPILVAEDGVFDLSQIAPTFSTLINAGFNRSNIDTDKIRYLCSTEDLLENSHSESRDPALPHLLAPVDLQAVKACGVTFMCSMLERIIEERAGGDSARAAQIRTQLSSVIEGSISDIKPGSKDAEALKAVLQKEDLWSQYLEVGIGPYAEVFTKAQVLSSVGSGDDVGILPFSEWNNPEPEIVLLVNNQAQVVGATLGNDVNLRDIEGRSALLLGKAKDNNASCAIGPLVRLFDNTFSIEDVRKADVQLNIRGEDGFELNEVSPMTAISRDVLDLVGQTFNENHQYPDGIALFTGTLFAPTQDRDHPGQGFTHKLGDAVTIATPKLGALVNTVTHTNRAPQWEFGISALIKNLSERGLL; translated from the coding sequence ATGCAAAAGCGCATTCTCGCGGAAGATATCCTTCCGGCCGATGGCACCGCCGGCACACTGGTTGGCCGGGCCTGGATCCCCGCCGCACGCAGCCAAAATAACGTTGCCGGCCCCAGTCCAATCCTGGTGGCGGAGGATGGCGTTTTCGACCTCAGCCAGATCGCGCCCACGTTTTCCACACTGATTAATGCGGGCTTTAATCGCAGCAATATTGATACCGATAAAATCCGCTACCTATGCAGCACCGAAGATTTGCTGGAAAACAGCCATAGCGAATCCCGTGACCCGGCACTGCCGCATTTGCTCGCACCGGTAGATCTGCAGGCGGTTAAAGCCTGTGGCGTGACATTCATGTGCAGCATGCTGGAACGGATTATCGAAGAGCGGGCCGGCGGTGACAGCGCGCGTGCTGCACAAATTCGTACACAACTTTCCTCTGTCATTGAAGGCAGCATTTCCGATATCAAACCCGGCTCCAAAGATGCAGAAGCATTAAAAGCCGTACTGCAAAAAGAAGATCTCTGGTCGCAGTATTTGGAAGTGGGAATCGGCCCCTATGCCGAAGTGTTCACCAAGGCACAAGTGCTTTCCAGCGTGGGCAGCGGCGACGATGTGGGCATATTGCCATTTTCCGAGTGGAACAATCCGGAGCCGGAAATCGTACTGCTGGTAAACAACCAGGCACAGGTCGTTGGCGCCACGCTTGGCAATGACGTTAACTTGCGAGATATCGAAGGGCGCAGCGCACTGCTGCTGGGTAAAGCCAAGGACAACAATGCCTCCTGCGCCATTGGTCCACTGGTGCGCCTGTTTGACAACACCTTCTCCATTGAAGATGTGCGCAAGGCAGACGTTCAATTGAATATTCGCGGCGAAGATGGGTTCGAATTGAATGAAGTCAGCCCCATGACTGCCATCAGCCGCGACGTACTGGATCTGGTGGGCCAGACCTTTAACGAAAATCACCAGTACCCGGACGGTATCGCCCTGTTTACCGGTACCCTCTTCGCACCGACACAGGATCGCGATCATCCCGGCCAGGGTTTTACCCACAAGCTCGGCGATGCAGTGACCATTGCCACACCTAAACTGGGCGCGCTGGTAAACACCGTCACTCATACCAATCGGGCACCGCAGTGGGAATTCGGTATTTCTGCACTGATTAAAAATTTAAGCGAACGCGGATTGCTGTAA